The Pantoea sp. At-9b genome includes a window with the following:
- the exuR gene encoding transcriptional regulator ExuR has protein sequence MDLTESRRLYQQLASELKRRIEAGEYPVGDKLPAERLIAEEMQVSRTVVREAIIMLEVEGYVEVRKGSGIHVIASQQQNRIVTSSQLEFASFGPFELLQARQLIESNVAEFAATQVTRQDIMALMAIQEKARQEDHFRDSEWDMQFHVRIAQSTQNSALAAIVEKMWLHRLHNPYWLKLHEHIDQRNILSWCDDHDQILKALIRKDPAASKLAMWQHLENTKQMLFNATADDFEFNVDRYMFAENPVILPEGTDNAR, from the coding sequence ATGGACCTGACCGAATCCCGACGCCTTTATCAACAACTGGCCAGCGAGCTAAAACGCCGCATTGAAGCCGGTGAATACCCGGTGGGCGATAAACTCCCTGCCGAGCGTTTAATCGCCGAGGAGATGCAGGTCAGCCGCACCGTGGTGCGTGAAGCAATTATCATGCTGGAAGTCGAAGGCTACGTCGAAGTGCGTAAAGGTTCCGGCATTCACGTTATTGCCAGCCAACAGCAAAATCGCATCGTCACCTCCAGCCAGCTGGAGTTCGCCAGTTTCGGTCCGTTTGAATTGTTGCAGGCGCGTCAGTTGATTGAGAGCAATGTGGCAGAGTTTGCCGCGACCCAGGTGACTCGCCAGGACATTATGGCGCTGATGGCCATTCAGGAAAAAGCCCGTCAGGAAGACCACTTCCGTGATTCGGAGTGGGACATGCAGTTCCATGTGCGTATTGCGCAATCGACGCAAAACAGCGCCTTAGCCGCGATTGTGGAAAAGATGTGGCTGCACCGCCTGCACAATCCCTACTGGCTGAAATTGCATGAACATATTGATCAACGCAACATCCTCAGTTGGTGCGACGATCACGATCAGATTCTAAAAGCACTTATCCGCAAAGATCCCGCCGCCAGTAAGCTGGCTATGTGGCAGCATCTGGAAAATACTAAACAGATGCTGTTTAACGCTACCGCAGACGATTTTGAGTTTAATGTCGACCGTTACATGTTTGCTGAAAACCCGGTTATCCTGCCGGAAGGCACTGATAACGCCCGCTAA
- a CDS encoding DedA family protein, translating into MDILQALLHALWQQDFETLSDPTLVWAIYGVLFMILFLENGLLPAAFLPGDSLLILVGVLIAKGTMNFPLTILVLTTGASLGCWVSYIQGRWLGNTPTVQKWLSHLPAQYHQRAHSLFHRHGLSALLIGRFIAFVRTLLPTIAGLSGLSNARFQFFNWVSGLLWVVILTVLGFALGKTPIFRRYEDELMFCLMMLPLVLLVFGLVGSLVVLWRKRQSDQNGKSQ; encoded by the coding sequence ATGGATATTTTGCAGGCATTACTGCATGCCTTATGGCAGCAGGATTTCGAAACACTCTCCGACCCGACACTGGTGTGGGCCATTTATGGCGTGCTGTTCATGATTTTGTTCCTTGAGAATGGCTTGCTGCCCGCGGCATTTCTGCCCGGCGACAGTCTGCTGATTCTGGTAGGCGTGCTGATCGCCAAAGGCACCATGAACTTCCCACTCACCATCCTGGTACTGACCACCGGCGCCAGCCTCGGTTGCTGGGTCAGCTACATTCAGGGACGCTGGCTGGGCAATACCCCCACCGTTCAAAAATGGCTGTCCCATCTGCCCGCGCAATATCACCAGCGCGCGCATAGTCTGTTTCACCGCCATGGACTCTCCGCCCTGCTGATTGGCCGCTTTATCGCGTTTGTGCGTACCCTGCTGCCCACCATCGCCGGGTTGTCGGGCCTGAGCAACGCGCGTTTCCAGTTCTTTAACTGGGTGAGCGGCTTGTTGTGGGTGGTGATCCTGACGGTGCTCGGCTTCGCACTCGGCAAGACCCCTATTTTCCGTCGCTATGAAGACGAACTGATGTTCTGTCTGATGATGCTACCGCTGGTATTGCTGGTGTTTGGCCTTGTCGGTTCGCTGGTAGTGCTCTGGCGTAAACGTCAGTCTGATCAGAACGGGAAGTCACAGTGA
- the mzrA gene encoding EnvZ/OmpR regulon moderator MzrA, with protein sequence MKILTRIPRRLLPWLLGGALALVAVSFAPALLSHETVVQIRVANSGTPLPDGFYLYQQLSAQGVRIKSITPSGDALVIHFENEEQSLAAQKVLRRLLPQGFVVAAGHQASQQNQDANRSIYS encoded by the coding sequence ATGAAAATTCTGACCCGCATCCCCAGGCGTCTGCTGCCCTGGTTGTTGGGTGGTGCGCTGGCTCTCGTTGCCGTCAGCTTCGCCCCTGCGTTGTTGAGCCATGAAACCGTGGTACAGATTCGCGTGGCCAACAGCGGCACCCCGCTGCCGGATGGCTTCTATCTGTATCAACAGCTCTCCGCTCAAGGGGTACGCATCAAAAGCATTACCCCTTCTGGCGATGCATTGGTGATTCACTTCGAAAACGAAGAGCAAAGTTTGGCCGCGCAGAAAGTGCTGCGTCGCTTGCTGCCACAGGGGTTTGTGGTGGCGGCTGGTCATCAGGCATCACAGCAGAATCAGGACGCTAATCGTTCGATTTACAGCTAA
- a CDS encoding DUF1090 domain-containing protein, with product MKRQLLLGAVLFSLSGSLLAAESLCQQKEQDIQREIGMAKQHDNQRRVTGLERALTEVRASCTDEKLKAAHRERIEAQKHDVAERERELKEERQQGNDKEKIAKRERKLEEARHELKQLEAERY from the coding sequence ATGAAACGTCAATTACTCTTGGGTGCTGTTCTCTTCTCCCTCTCCGGTTCACTGCTGGCAGCAGAGTCACTGTGCCAGCAGAAGGAGCAGGACATTCAGCGCGAAATTGGTATGGCAAAGCAGCATGATAACCAGCGCCGGGTCACCGGGCTGGAACGCGCGTTAACCGAAGTGCGCGCCAGTTGTACCGATGAAAAACTGAAAGCCGCGCACCGCGAGCGTATTGAAGCGCAAAAGCATGATGTGGCCGAACGTGAGCGTGAGTTGAAAGAAGAACGCCAGCAAGGTAATGACAAAGAGAAGATCGCAAAACGCGAGCGCAAGCTGGAAGAAGCGCGCCACGAACTGAAACAACTCGAGGCTGAGCGCTATTAA
- a CDS encoding YqjD family protein, with protein sequence MAKDSTSEHLRAELKNLADTLEEVLSSTGDKSKTELDKLRQKAREALDTSRERLGESGERLAQSTREAAHKADDYVRENPWHGVGIGAAVGVVIGILLSRR encoded by the coding sequence ATGGCTAAAGACTCAACATCAGAACATTTGCGTGCGGAACTGAAAAACCTTGCAGACACCCTGGAAGAGGTACTGAGCAGCACCGGTGATAAATCGAAAACCGAGCTGGATAAACTGCGTCAGAAAGCTCGCGAAGCGCTCGACACCTCGCGTGAACGTCTGGGCGAATCCGGCGAACGCCTGGCGCAATCCACCCGCGAAGCCGCGCACAAGGCGGATGACTACGTGCGAGAGAATCCATGGCACGGTGTGGGTATCGGGGCCGCAGTGGGTGTGGTCATCGGCATTCTGCTTTCCCGGCGTTAA
- a CDS encoding phage holin family protein encodes MSDSQQSHGPGKGVLNIGQRIVTTLVSIVETRIRLAVVELEEEKANLIQMLMMVGLTMLFTAFGLMSLMVLIIWAVDAQYRLMAIAITTAVLFLLALIFGVWTLRKSRQSTLLRHTRKELETDRKLLEEHRS; translated from the coding sequence ATGAGTGACAGTCAGCAAAGCCACGGCCCGGGCAAAGGGGTCCTCAACATCGGTCAACGTATCGTTACCACGCTGGTCAGTATCGTTGAGACACGCATCCGGCTGGCAGTGGTGGAACTGGAAGAGGAAAAAGCCAACCTGATTCAGATGTTGATGATGGTGGGCCTGACCATGTTGTTTACCGCTTTCGGGCTGATGAGCCTGATGGTGCTGATCATCTGGGCAGTGGATGCGCAATATCGGCTGATGGCGATTGCGATTACCACCGCCGTCCTGTTCCTGCTGGCACTGATTTTTGGTGTCTGGACACTCCGTAAATCCCGCCAGTCCACGCTGCTGCGTCATACGCGGAAAGAGCTGGAAACCGATCGCAAATTGCTGGAGGAACATCGCTCATGA
- a CDS encoding YqjK-like family protein, giving the protein MSRREREARIHALLNQVQQQRLDLSATRREWLESTAQYDRGWLTFLSLRRYLAIGSSALAIWSIRSPNRLLRWAKRGFGLWSTWRMIKSAMPPR; this is encoded by the coding sequence ATGAGCCGCCGCGAGCGCGAAGCACGCATCCATGCCTTGCTGAATCAGGTACAACAGCAACGGCTGGATCTGAGCGCAACCAGGCGTGAGTGGCTGGAGAGCACCGCGCAATATGACCGGGGTTGGCTCACCTTTCTCAGTCTGCGTCGCTATCTGGCGATCGGCAGCAGCGCGCTGGCAATATGGTCAATTCGCAGTCCTAATCGGCTGCTGCGCTGGGCAAAACGCGGCTTTGGCCTGTGGAGCACCTGGCGCATGATCAAATCAGCGATGCCACCACGCTAA
- a CDS encoding DoxX family protein, which yields MKKFEDSGLLLARVLMTILFITAGWGKLTGYAGTAQYMQSMGVPGFLLPLVILLELGGGLAILFGFLTRFTALFTAGFTILTAFLFHSNFAEGVNQLMFMKNLSIAGGFLVLGLVGPGAYSIDRLIRQRLQPATAR from the coding sequence ATGAAAAAATTCGAAGATTCTGGCCTGTTACTGGCACGCGTTCTGATGACCATTCTGTTTATCACCGCTGGCTGGGGCAAACTGACCGGTTATGCGGGCACCGCACAGTACATGCAGTCAATGGGCGTCCCTGGCTTCCTGCTGCCGCTGGTGATTTTGCTGGAACTGGGTGGTGGTCTGGCGATTCTGTTCGGCTTCCTGACCCGTTTCACCGCGCTGTTTACTGCCGGCTTCACCATTCTGACGGCGTTCCTGTTCCACAGTAACTTCGCAGAAGGCGTTAACCAGCTGATGTTCATGAAAAACCTGTCCATCGCAGGCGGTTTCCTGGTACTGGGTCTGGTAGGTCCGGGTGCTTACAGCATCGACCGTCTGATTCGTCAGCGTTTGCAGCCTGCAACCGCACGCTAA
- a CDS encoding glutathione S-transferase family protein produces MGQLIDGVWHDTWYDTKSTGGRFKRSEAVWRNWVTADGSAGLTGKAGFAAERDRYHLYVSLACPWAHRTLLMRKLKGLEEMISVSVVHPLMLENGWTFDDDFPDATGDSLYQNEYLYQLYLHADPHYSGRVTVPVLWDKQQHTIVSNESADIIRMLNSAFDAQGARAGDYYPETLRPQIDELNGWIYDTVNNGVYKSGFATSQAAYDESVTALFHSLARLEQILGQHRYLTGDQLTEADLRLWTTLVRFDPVYVTHFKCDRHRISDYRNLSGFLRDIYQMPGIAETVNLPHIRHHYYCSHKTINPSGVISLGPAFNWDEPHGRG; encoded by the coding sequence ATGGGACAACTGATTGATGGTGTCTGGCATGACACCTGGTACGATACGAAGTCAACCGGTGGCCGCTTCAAACGCTCCGAAGCGGTGTGGCGTAACTGGGTTACCGCCGATGGCAGCGCAGGTCTTACCGGGAAGGCGGGGTTTGCTGCCGAACGCGACCGCTATCATTTATACGTTTCACTCGCCTGCCCATGGGCGCATCGCACCCTGCTGATGCGCAAGCTGAAGGGGCTGGAAGAGATGATTTCCGTGTCAGTGGTGCATCCGCTGATGCTGGAAAATGGCTGGACCTTCGACGACGATTTTCCCGACGCGACCGGCGATTCGCTGTATCAGAACGAATACCTGTATCAACTCTATCTGCATGCCGATCCGCATTACAGCGGGCGCGTGACTGTGCCGGTGTTGTGGGACAAACAGCAGCACACCATTGTCAGCAATGAATCTGCCGATATTATCCGCATGCTGAATAGCGCGTTTGATGCCCAGGGTGCTCGCGCGGGCGATTACTATCCCGAGACGTTACGGCCACAGATTGATGAGCTGAATGGCTGGATTTACGACACGGTCAACAACGGCGTGTACAAATCGGGCTTCGCCACTTCGCAGGCCGCTTATGATGAATCGGTGACGGCGCTGTTCCATTCGCTGGCACGCCTGGAGCAAATTCTTGGTCAGCATCGCTATCTTACCGGCGATCAGTTAACCGAAGCCGATCTGCGCCTGTGGACCACGTTGGTGCGTTTTGATCCGGTGTATGTCACGCATTTCAAGTGCGATCGCCACCGGATCAGCGATTATCGCAACCTGAGCGGCTTCCTGCGTGATATTTACCAGATGCCGGGAATTGCAGAGACGGTCAATCTGCCGCATATCCGTCATCATTACTATTGCAGCCACAAGACCATCAATCCGAGCGGAGTGATTTCGCTGGGACCGGCATTTAACTGGGATGAGCCGCACGGTCGGGGATAA
- the rsmI gene encoding 16S rRNA (cytidine(1402)-2'-O)-methyltransferase, translating into MKQLDRADISASTLYIVPTPIGNLGDITQRALTVLASVDLVAAEDTRHTGLLLQHFAINARLFALHDHNEQQKAEVLLAKLQEGQSIALVSDAGTPLINDPGYHLVRRCREAGIRVVPLPGACAAITALSAAGLPSDRFCYEGFLPAKTKARCDALRALAQEPRTLIFYESTHRLIDSLQDMVSELGGDRYVVLAREITKTWESLHGAPVAALLAWVLEDDNRRKGEMVLVVEGHKADEEALPAEALRTLALLQQELPLKKAAALTAEIHGVKKNALYRYALDQQEA; encoded by the coding sequence ATGAAACAACTCGATCGGGCAGACATTTCTGCCAGCACGCTCTATATCGTTCCTACCCCGATCGGTAACCTGGGTGATATTACGCAGCGTGCGTTAACGGTGCTTGCGAGCGTCGATCTGGTCGCTGCGGAAGATACACGTCATACCGGGCTGTTGCTACAACATTTCGCCATCAATGCGCGACTGTTCGCACTTCACGACCACAACGAGCAGCAGAAAGCCGAGGTGCTGCTGGCCAAATTGCAGGAAGGCCAAAGCATTGCGCTGGTTTCTGATGCCGGAACGCCGTTAATCAACGATCCCGGTTATCATCTGGTGCGTCGTTGCCGTGAAGCAGGTATCCGCGTGGTGCCGTTGCCGGGTGCCTGCGCGGCGATTACAGCATTAAGCGCAGCGGGATTACCGTCCGATCGTTTCTGTTACGAAGGGTTTCTGCCCGCGAAAACCAAGGCACGCTGCGATGCCTTGCGTGCGCTGGCGCAGGAACCGCGCACCCTGATCTTCTACGAATCGACCCACCGTTTAATCGATAGTTTACAGGATATGGTCAGTGAGTTGGGTGGCGATCGCTATGTGGTGCTGGCGCGTGAAATCACCAAAACCTGGGAATCACTGCATGGCGCGCCGGTAGCGGCGTTGCTGGCCTGGGTGCTGGAAGATGACAATCGCCGCAAAGGTGAGATGGTGCTGGTGGTAGAAGGGCATAAGGCCGATGAAGAGGCGTTACCGGCGGAGGCTCTGCGTACCCTGGCGCTGCTGCAACAGGAGCTGCCATTGAAGAAAGCCGCCGCGCTGACGGCGGAAATTCACGGTGTGAAGAAGAACGCACTGTATCGCTACGCACTCGATCAGCAAGAGGCGTGA
- a CDS encoding penicillin-binding protein activator has product MLPSKVLRRKAGRFVPVLLAGLILAACSGQGPQQTSTVNVQGPITAQSDYYLQQVQQSSDDSKTDWQLLAIRALLKEGKYPQASDQIKQLPQQLSDVQQQELQLLRAQMQIGQQDFNGAQQLLSQVKTDSLSQDQQARYYGLQIAAAQNRPSLALLRAYIAQEPLLKAADHQSNIDATWQALTQMTKDQLNSLVINADENTLQGWLDLLNTWHTNSQDPEMLKAAIKDWQTRYPLNPAAKTLPTALGQVQNFSKASTSTIALLLPLNGQAQIFANAIQKGFNDAKNGVLTAPAAAPQPQPTAAPASADANANAQQPQQATATPDATANTVVSPAAAAITPDQSSQPQPAAAPAPTASTGDSSAQVKVYDTSSQPIQQVMQQAQQDGATIVVGPLLKSDVETVANSNSPLNVLALNEPEQIQNHPNICYFALSPEDEARDAAHHMWDQGKRQPLLLLPRNSYGDRVGKAFAQEWQTLGGSTVLQQRFGSVSELKQGINSGAGINLSGTPLIVEPAQPQGVSIAGLNIPAPQTSAPVADTSGGSLDAVYIVANQDELQLIKPMIAMRTSSRSNIALYASSRSFQAGAGPDFRLEMDGLQFSDIPLLSGSNPALMQQAAKSFNNDYSLVRLYAMGIDAWTLANHFNQMRQVPGFAIDGNTGKLSATPDCVINRKLAWNQYRQGQIVPVQ; this is encoded by the coding sequence ATGCTTCCTTCAAAAGTCTTACGTCGTAAAGCAGGACGCTTTGTACCTGTTCTTCTCGCTGGGCTAATTTTAGCCGCCTGTAGCGGTCAGGGACCACAGCAAACGTCCACCGTCAATGTTCAGGGTCCGATCACGGCCCAGTCTGACTATTACCTGCAGCAGGTGCAGCAAAGCAGCGATGATAGCAAGACCGACTGGCAATTACTTGCCATCCGTGCCTTGTTGAAGGAAGGAAAGTATCCACAAGCCAGCGATCAGATCAAACAATTGCCGCAGCAGCTCTCTGATGTGCAGCAGCAGGAATTGCAGTTGCTGCGAGCGCAGATGCAGATTGGTCAGCAGGATTTCAATGGCGCACAACAACTGTTGAGCCAGGTGAAAACTGACAGCCTGTCGCAGGATCAGCAGGCTCGCTATTACGGTCTGCAAATCGCAGCCGCCCAGAATCGTCCCTCGCTGGCATTGCTGCGCGCCTATATCGCTCAGGAACCGCTGCTGAAAGCGGCCGATCACCAGAGCAATATTGACGCCACCTGGCAGGCGCTGACCCAGATGACCAAAGATCAGCTGAACAGCTTGGTGATCAATGCCGACGAGAATACCTTGCAAGGTTGGCTGGATCTGCTCAACACCTGGCATACCAACAGCCAGGACCCGGAGATGCTGAAAGCCGCCATCAAAGATTGGCAAACACGCTACCCGCTCAATCCGGCCGCCAAAACGCTGCCGACCGCGTTGGGTCAGGTGCAGAACTTCAGCAAAGCGTCTACCAGCACCATCGCGCTGCTGCTGCCGCTGAATGGTCAGGCACAGATCTTCGCCAACGCCATCCAGAAAGGTTTTAACGATGCGAAAAACGGGGTGTTAACAGCACCGGCAGCCGCTCCACAACCGCAGCCAACCGCGGCACCGGCCAGTGCTGATGCCAACGCCAACGCTCAGCAACCACAACAAGCCACGGCTACGCCAGATGCAACCGCCAATACGGTGGTCAGCCCGGCCGCTGCGGCCATCACCCCGGATCAAAGCAGCCAGCCACAACCTGCTGCTGCACCTGCCCCGACAGCCAGCACAGGCGATAGCAGCGCTCAGGTCAAAGTGTATGACACCAGCAGCCAACCCATTCAGCAGGTGATGCAGCAGGCACAGCAGGATGGCGCGACCATCGTAGTGGGTCCGCTGCTGAAAAGTGACGTAGAAACCGTTGCCAACAGCAACTCGCCGCTTAACGTGCTGGCGTTGAACGAGCCAGAACAGATCCAGAACCATCCGAATATTTGTTACTTTGCGCTTTCTCCTGAAGACGAAGCGCGCGATGCCGCTCACCATATGTGGGACCAGGGCAAGCGTCAGCCGTTGCTTCTGTTGCCGCGTAACAGCTATGGCGATCGCGTCGGTAAAGCCTTTGCGCAAGAGTGGCAGACGCTGGGCGGTTCGACCGTGTTGCAACAACGTTTTGGCTCGGTCAGCGAGCTGAAACAAGGCATCAACAGTGGCGCGGGCATTAACTTAAGCGGTACGCCGCTGATAGTGGAACCGGCACAGCCGCAGGGTGTGTCGATCGCCGGATTGAACATCCCGGCACCGCAGACCAGCGCTCCCGTGGCCGATACCAGCGGTGGCAGCCTTGATGCGGTGTATATCGTTGCCAACCAGGATGAGTTACAGCTGATCAAGCCGATGATTGCAATGCGCACCAGCAGCCGCAGCAATATCGCGTTGTACGCCAGTTCACGCAGCTTCCAGGCCGGTGCCGGCCCGGATTTCCGCCTGGAGATGGATGGCCTGCAATTCAGTGATATTCCGTTGCTCTCCGGTAGCAACCCGGCACTGATGCAGCAAGCAGCAAAATCGTTTAATAACGATTATTCGCTGGTCCGCCTGTACGCGATGGGCATTGATGCCTGGACGCTGGCGAACCACTTTAACCAGATGCGTCAGGTGCCGGGCTTTGCCATTGATGGCAACACCGGCAAGCTGAGCGCCACCCCGGATTGCGTGATCAACAGGAAGTTGGCATGGAACCAGTATCGTCAGGGACAAATCGTTCCGGTACAGTAA
- a CDS encoding YraN family protein translates to MEPVSSGTNRSGTVNRQRIGAEQEQQARRYLERAGLQWIASNVRCRSGEIDLIMQDGDCWVFVEVRYRRDARFGGAAASVTRQKQQKLLRTAALWLLGRNGSFDTVNCRFDIIAITGRELEWLPDAFHADV, encoded by the coding sequence ATGGAACCAGTATCGTCAGGGACAAATCGTTCCGGTACAGTAAATCGCCAGCGCATTGGCGCTGAGCAAGAGCAGCAGGCGCGCCGCTATCTGGAGCGCGCCGGGCTGCAATGGATTGCCAGCAATGTTCGCTGTCGCAGCGGTGAGATTGACCTCATCATGCAGGATGGCGATTGCTGGGTGTTTGTCGAAGTGCGCTATCGACGTGATGCGCGTTTTGGCGGTGCGGCCGCCAGCGTGACACGTCAGAAACAACAAAAGCTACTCCGTACCGCAGCGCTATGGCTGCTGGGACGTAACGGCAGTTTTGACACGGTAAATTGCCGCTTTGACATCATAGCCATTACCGGGCGCGAGCTGGAGTGGCTGCCCGATGCCTTTCATGCTGATGTGTAG
- the diaA gene encoding DnaA initiator-associating protein DiaA — MQDRIKACFTESIQTQIAAAEALPDAISRAAMTLVQSLLSGNKILSCGNGASAANAQHFAASMINRFETERPSLPALALSADNVMLTAIGNDRLHDEIYAKQVRALGQAGDVLLAISTRGNTRDIIKAVEAAVTRDMTIVALTGYDGGELAGLLGPHDVEIRIPSHRSARIQEMHMLTLNCLCDLIDNTLFPHQE, encoded by the coding sequence GTGCAGGACAGAATTAAAGCGTGTTTTACCGAAAGTATTCAGACTCAAATCGCTGCCGCCGAGGCGCTGCCGGATGCTATTTCCCGCGCCGCCATGACGCTGGTGCAGTCGCTGTTGAGCGGTAACAAAATCCTCAGCTGTGGCAATGGCGCGTCAGCGGCCAATGCCCAGCACTTTGCCGCCAGCATGATTAACCGCTTTGAGACCGAGCGTCCCAGCCTGCCCGCGCTGGCGCTCAGTGCCGACAACGTGATGTTAACGGCCATTGGTAACGATCGGTTGCACGATGAAATTTATGCCAAGCAGGTGCGAGCGCTTGGCCAGGCCGGTGATGTTCTGCTGGCCATTTCCACCCGTGGCAACACCCGCGACATTATCAAAGCGGTTGAAGCTGCGGTTACACGCGATATGACCATCGTGGCGCTGACCGGCTACGACGGCGGTGAGCTGGCTGGCCTGCTCGGCCCACACGATGTGGAAATTCGCATTCCGTCACATCGCAGTGCGCGTATTCAGGAGATGCATATGCTGACGCTGAACTGCCTGTGCGATTTGATCGATAACACCTTGTTCCCCCACCAGGAATGA
- the dolP gene encoding division/outer membrane stress-associated lipid-binding lipoprotein: protein MKALNAVAILFTAMMLQGCVAVVAGGAAVATKTATDPRTVGTQVDDGTLELRVSNALAKDEQIKNQARVVVTAYQGKVLLTGQSPSADLASRAKQIAMGVDGATEVYNEIRTGQKVSLGTSSTDTWITTKIRSQLLGSDQVKSSNVKVTTENGEVFLLGLVTQQEATAAADLASRVSGVKHVTTAFTILK, encoded by the coding sequence ATGAAAGCATTGAACGCTGTCGCCATTCTTTTCACCGCCATGATGTTGCAGGGCTGCGTAGCCGTTGTTGCTGGCGGTGCCGCAGTGGCCACTAAAACCGCGACCGATCCCCGCACCGTGGGCACCCAGGTGGATGACGGTACGCTGGAATTGCGCGTCAGCAATGCGCTGGCAAAAGATGAACAGATCAAAAATCAGGCGCGTGTCGTCGTGACCGCCTATCAGGGCAAAGTGCTGCTGACCGGTCAGTCACCGTCAGCGGATCTCGCCAGCCGCGCGAAACAGATCGCGATGGGCGTTGATGGCGCGACCGAGGTCTACAACGAAATCCGTACCGGCCAGAAGGTCAGCCTCGGAACGTCCTCTACCGATACCTGGATTACCACCAAAATCCGCTCACAACTGCTGGGCAGCGATCAGGTGAAATCGTCAAACGTGAAAGTCACCACTGAAAACGGCGAAGTGTTCCTGCTGGGTCTGGTTACCCAACAGGAAGCCACTGCGGCGGCCGATCTTGCCAGCCGGGTGAGCGGCGTGAAGCACGTCACCACCGCCTTTACCATTCTGAAATAA
- a CDS encoding pirin family protein has translation MMTTRCASACGQADFGWLQARYSFSFGHYFDPKLMGYASLRVLNQEVLAPGAAFQPRTYPQVDVLNLVLQGEAEYRDSEGNHIIARAGEALLLSARQGVSYSEINLSKDQPLTRMQLWLSACPERENPLLQKMTLPAQTSFLLASPDGAQGSLQLRQQVWIHQVTLAPGEQHSVKLNGPRAYLQSIHGSLDVQASSAHQEKLSCGDGAFLAEEQQITLQAKTPLRALVIDIPV, from the coding sequence ATGATGACAACCCGCTGCGCGTCAGCATGTGGCCAGGCCGATTTCGGTTGGTTGCAGGCGCGATACAGCTTCTCATTTGGCCACTATTTTGACCCCAAACTGATGGGCTATGCCTCGTTGCGCGTACTCAATCAGGAAGTGCTGGCACCCGGTGCTGCCTTCCAGCCACGTACCTATCCGCAGGTTGATGTACTCAACCTGGTGTTGCAGGGCGAGGCCGAGTACCGCGATAGCGAGGGCAACCACATCATTGCGCGTGCTGGTGAAGCGCTGCTGTTGTCAGCGCGTCAGGGCGTGAGCTACAGCGAAATCAACCTCAGCAAAGATCAACCGCTGACGCGCATGCAGTTGTGGCTGTCGGCCTGCCCGGAGCGTGAAAACCCGTTATTGCAGAAAATGACGCTGCCTGCGCAGACCTCTTTCCTGTTGGCCTCGCCAGACGGTGCACAAGGTAGTTTACAGCTGCGTCAGCAGGTGTGGATTCACCAGGTGACACTGGCACCCGGTGAGCAGCACAGCGTGAAGCTGAATGGCCCACGTGCCTATCTGCAATCGATTCACGGATCGCTGGATGTGCAGGCGAGCAGTGCGCATCAGGAAAAACTGAGTTGTGGCGATGGCGCGTTTCTGGCTGAGGAACAGCAGATTACGTTGCAGGCAAAAACGCCGTTACGTGCGCTGGTGATTGATATTCCGGTGTGA